A single Pedobacter sp. PACM 27299 DNA region contains:
- a CDS encoding DUF58 domain-containing protein yields the protein MSKLLDPKVMMAIKELSLSAKMTIDGFMSGIHKNTVKGPGLEFSQYRSYQPGDDLRSLDWKMFARSDRYYIRESEVETNISIRLLIDASASMNHQDGENTKMDYARYLAASLAYLGNLQGDAIGLYVFKDAGIFSMVAKQDFQHLARLFYQLEQLKPEGTFTKPINYKELYAGAQKRELLIFITDLYEVNQEIFNLLNTLNTLKHEVLVFHLMSGNEMKLDFKGYTTFEDLETGKTIQIDQETARAAYQENMTHYLEQTRNKMLDRRISYHLIQTDQPLDQALRDFLNQRNKLKI from the coding sequence ATGAGCAAGTTGCTAGATCCGAAAGTGATGATGGCGATCAAAGAGCTGTCTTTATCGGCAAAGATGACGATTGACGGTTTTATGAGCGGGATTCATAAAAATACGGTGAAGGGGCCTGGATTGGAGTTTAGTCAGTATCGGAGTTATCAGCCAGGAGACGATCTTAGGTCGCTGGACTGGAAAATGTTTGCCCGTTCAGACCGGTATTACATCCGGGAATCGGAGGTAGAAACCAATATCAGCATCCGCCTGCTGATCGATGCCAGTGCTTCCATGAACCATCAGGATGGCGAAAATACCAAGATGGATTATGCACGTTACCTGGCTGCTTCATTGGCCTATTTAGGAAATTTGCAGGGCGATGCCATTGGCTTATACGTGTTTAAAGATGCCGGGATCTTTTCTATGGTGGCGAAACAAGACTTTCAGCATCTTGCGAGATTGTTTTATCAACTGGAACAGCTGAAGCCAGAAGGGACTTTCACTAAGCCCATCAACTATAAGGAACTTTATGCTGGTGCTCAAAAGCGGGAACTGCTCATCTTTATCACTGATCTTTATGAGGTAAATCAGGAGATCTTTAATTTATTGAACACCTTAAATACGCTGAAACATGAGGTATTAGTTTTTCATTTGATGTCTGGGAATGAAATGAAGCTGGATTTTAAAGGGTATACGACTTTCGAAGATCTGGAAACCGGAAAAACCATTCAGATTGATCAGGAGACTGCAAGGGCTGCTTATCAGGAAAATATGACTCATTACCTGGAGCAAACCAGGAATAAAATGCTGGACAGACGGATTTCTTACCACCTGATACAAACGGATCAACCGCTGGATCAGGCATTGAGAGATTTTTTGAACCAAAGAAACAAATTAAAGATATAG
- a CDS encoding AAA family ATPase, with protein MEISESNLKTLIHKISLLKTEIQKVIVGQDVIIEEMLVALLAGGHCLLEGVPGLAKTLMVRTMSQALDLSFRRIQFTPDLMPTDIVGTEILEEDHVTGKRFFKFNRGPLFANIILADEINRTPPKTQSALLEAMQEFEVTYGGQTYPLDRPFFILATQNPIEQAGTYPLPEAQLDRFLLFIKIGYPTAAEETKILSSTTGTVKNKVQPVIGAEEIKQLQALTREVSISDDLIAYVAELIRATRPDTTTVAYVKEWVRWGAGPRAGQALILTAKARALIHGRYAVGMEDLQTMAYPVLRHRILMNFKADAEQVTADMVADELLKTISRPKINI; from the coding sequence TTGGAAATTTCAGAAAGTAACCTTAAAACCCTAATCCATAAAATTTCTCTGTTAAAAACAGAAATTCAAAAAGTGATCGTCGGACAGGACGTCATCATTGAAGAAATGTTAGTTGCTTTGCTTGCTGGCGGCCATTGTCTTTTGGAAGGCGTGCCGGGCCTGGCAAAAACACTGATGGTGCGCACCATGTCTCAGGCCCTTGACCTTTCCTTCAGGCGAATTCAGTTTACACCGGACTTAATGCCTACCGATATTGTGGGTACAGAAATATTGGAAGAAGACCATGTGACTGGAAAAAGATTTTTTAAGTTTAATAGGGGACCTTTATTTGCTAATATTATTCTGGCAGATGAGATCAATAGGACGCCACCAAAAACACAGTCGGCATTATTAGAGGCGATGCAGGAGTTTGAAGTTACTTATGGCGGACAAACGTATCCTTTAGATCGTCCGTTTTTTATCCTGGCTACCCAAAATCCAATAGAGCAGGCGGGGACTTATCCACTTCCTGAAGCTCAGCTAGATCGTTTTCTCTTATTTATTAAAATTGGCTACCCTACAGCTGCCGAAGAAACGAAAATACTAAGCAGTACCACAGGTACTGTTAAAAATAAGGTACAGCCAGTAATTGGTGCAGAAGAAATTAAACAGCTTCAGGCATTGACACGAGAGGTGAGCATTAGTGATGATTTGATTGCCTATGTGGCAGAATTGATCCGTGCCACCAGGCCAGATACGACTACGGTTGCCTATGTGAAGGAATGGGTGCGCTGGGGTGCAGGGCCAAGAGCTGGACAAGCCTTGATCTTAACCGCCAAAGCCAGAGCATTGATTCATGGCCGTTATGCTGTAGGCATGGAAGATTTGCAGACCATGGCTTATCCGGTATTGAGACACCGGATCTTAATGAATTTTAAAGCAGATGCAGAACAGGTAACTGCGGATATGGTGGCTGATGAACTCCTGAAAACTATTTCAAGACCGAAAATCAACATTTAA
- a CDS encoding DUF4159 domain-containing protein: MQRSKFTFARIKYKSGNWDTDQRMPSNLLNSLLEYTTIPLDPEEKIVELSSQDLFKYPFCYLSGHKLVQFDQQEAANFKKYVNNGGFVFVDDCNHDIDGLFAKSFETQMSNLFGPTALKKIPNQHKIYHSFFNFENGPPTTSFELNGWGDDLVHDYLKAITVNNRIGVLYSNKDYGCEWDYDFRNKRFLAEDNTKFGVNIILYAMGINS; encoded by the coding sequence ATGCAAAGATCGAAGTTTACATTTGCGAGAATAAAGTATAAATCCGGAAATTGGGATACGGATCAGCGTATGCCTTCCAACTTGCTTAATTCCTTGTTGGAATATACAACCATTCCTTTAGATCCGGAGGAAAAGATTGTAGAATTGAGTAGTCAGGACCTTTTCAAATATCCATTTTGTTATTTAAGCGGGCACAAGCTGGTGCAATTTGATCAGCAAGAGGCTGCCAATTTCAAGAAATATGTGAATAATGGAGGTTTTGTATTTGTAGACGACTGCAACCATGATATTGATGGCTTATTCGCCAAATCATTTGAAACACAAATGAGTAATCTATTTGGCCCAACAGCACTGAAAAAAATTCCTAATCAACATAAGATATACCATTCCTTTTTCAATTTTGAGAATGGCCCGCCTACGACCTCTTTTGAATTAAACGGCTGGGGTGACGATCTGGTGCACGATTACCTGAAAGCCATTACAGTAAATAACCGCATCGGGGTATTGTACAGTAATAAAGATTATGGCTGTGAATGGGATTACGACTTCCGCAACAAGCGATTCCTGGCGGAAGACAATACTAAATTTGGCGTAAACATCATTCTTTACGCCATGGGCATCAATAGCTAA
- a CDS encoding DUF3037 domain-containing protein, giving the protein MQEKHLFEYAVIRVVPRVEREEFLNVGIILYCAKQKFLQTSFELDERRLAAFACKLDPQELQDHLRSFELISKGGKAGGTIGQLDMASRFRWLTATRSTVVQTSKTHPGLCLDANETLKKLYEQLVL; this is encoded by the coding sequence ATGCAAGAGAAGCACTTATTTGAGTATGCCGTGATCCGCGTCGTACCAAGGGTAGAACGGGAAGAATTTCTTAATGTGGGCATCATATTGTATTGCGCTAAACAAAAGTTTTTACAGACCTCATTTGAATTAGATGAGCGGCGTCTTGCTGCATTTGCCTGTAAATTGGATCCTCAGGAATTGCAGGATCATTTGCGTTCTTTTGAGCTGATCAGTAAAGGGGGGAAAGCAGGTGGAACGATTGGACAGCTGGACATGGCTTCGCGTTTTCGCTGGTTAACGGCTACTAGAAGTACCGTGGTTCAGACCTCTAAAACTCATCCGGGTTTATGTTTAGATGCAAATGAAACCTTGAAAAAACTATACGAACAGCTGGTACTTTAA
- a CDS encoding HipA family kinase: MKNFQPELRTVNVTRYVTPLREGGSMPAIAEADDDFLYVLKFRGAGQGLRALIAELIGGEIARLLGLRMPELVFAQLEKDFGRIEPDEEIQDLLRTSVGLNLALHYLSGAITFDPLVNQVDEKTASEIVWMDALLTNMDRTARNTNMLIWHKELWLIDHGAALYFHHSMENWEEQAVRPFSLIKDHVLLSQASQLEEVNAVFKEILTPEKIRAIVALIPDDWLIRDNTFESIEAHREVYSKFLELRLANSEIFVKEAQNAREALI; the protein is encoded by the coding sequence GTGAAGAATTTCCAACCAGAACTCAGAACTGTTAATGTGACCAGGTATGTGACCCCTTTACGCGAAGGGGGATCGATGCCTGCAATTGCAGAAGCAGATGATGACTTTTTATATGTACTCAAATTTCGTGGTGCCGGACAGGGATTACGTGCACTCATTGCCGAGTTGATTGGCGGAGAAATCGCCAGGTTACTTGGCTTGAGAATGCCGGAATTGGTGTTCGCGCAATTAGAGAAAGATTTTGGCCGGATTGAACCGGATGAAGAGATCCAGGACTTATTGAGGACGAGTGTTGGGCTGAATCTTGCCTTGCATTACCTTTCAGGAGCGATCACTTTTGATCCTTTAGTGAATCAGGTAGACGAAAAAACAGCCTCAGAGATTGTGTGGATGGATGCGCTGCTGACCAATATGGACCGTACCGCCCGCAACACGAATATGTTGATCTGGCATAAAGAATTATGGCTGATTGACCATGGTGCTGCGTTATATTTTCACCATTCCATGGAAAACTGGGAAGAGCAGGCGGTAAGACCGTTCAGTTTGATCAAAGACCATGTACTGTTGAGCCAGGCATCACAATTAGAAGAAGTGAATGCTGTTTTTAAAGAGATACTGACTCCGGAAAAAATCAGGGCCATTGTGGCCTTAATTCCAGACGACTGGCTGATCAGGGACAATACCTTTGAATCTATTGAAGCACACCGCGAAGTATATTCCAAGTTTTTAGAATTACGCCTCGCAAATTCAGAAATTTTTGTAAAAGAAGCACAGAATGCAAGAGAAGCACTTATTTGA